TAACAGTGGACAAATTTGCGTCCAACGCCCCGGTCATCCGGGCCGAATTTGCGAGCATGCTGGTCAATAGCCTTAATCTAACAGATCCCGGGATTATCCCACGGGGCGATGTTAAAAAGAAAGTTTACTCCGCAGATAATTATACCAGTGAAATATTAGCCAACTTTTGTGAGATACCTTAAAATATTTTTTGAGAATATTAATAAATGTTACAAAAATTTAAATTTTCCAGAGTACCCATTAATAATTAGTGATATTTTCGTAACATATTGTAAAGGTTTGTTAAAAACTAGTTAACATTTCTCCGGTATAATTGCCTATAATAAGGAAGGTTTTTTGAAATTTCCGGGCCTGAGTAAGAAACCTGAAGCTCAAAGAAGTAACAGTTGCTCTTGACAATTTGGCATGATATATCCATTACAACCATCAATTTTATATGTTAAATTAAGTTGCTAGATGATATGCTCAATATAACTCATCCATCAATTGTTTAACCGGCTGCTATCCAACATACCCGCTTTTCCGGCGGGTTGTTTGTTGTCTAGACCACTCGCTGAGGGGGGAAATAATGCCGTATTTGGGCAAGGTTTTGGTAGTTGATGACGACCAAACCGTACTGGAACTTATCAAGTTGTACGGTGAAAGGGAAGGTTTTGAAATCATTGGGATAAACAACGGTGATCTGGTCTTGCCCGCATTCGACCGGGAGAACCCTGATGTGGTAATACTGGATATCATGCTTCCGGGTAAGGACGGGCTTATGCTATGTCGCAATTTAAGGGAGATCCGCATGATTCCCATTATCATGCTTACAGCCAAAGGAGAAGAAGCGGACCGTGTTCTGGGGCTGGAAATGGGAGCTGATGACTATGTTGCCAAGCCTTTCAGCCCCAGGGAGCTGGTAGCCAGAATAAAAGCGGTACTACGCCGTACCCAACCGCTTGATACGTTAATGAACTGGAAAATGAAATACCCGGGGCTGGAAATTCAGGCCGATATCAGGAGTGTTTTGGTTGACGGTAAAGAAACGGAAGTTACTCCCAGAGAATTCGATTTGCTCTATTATCTAGCTCAGAATCCCCGGCGGGTTTTCACCAGGCAAGAACTGTTAACAGCTGTCTGGGGGTATGATTACTTTGGTGATCAGCGTACAGTGGATGTACATATTCGCAGGTTGAGGACAAAGCTGGCACCCTTGCCCCATGAATACCTGACAACTGTCTGGGGTGTGGGATACCAGTTTACACCTCCTGTTAAGGAGGGAGAGAGCACATTGTGAATTCTTATCTCCAACAGGGCAAAGAAAGACTTCATTTGGTAATCCACGCTGCAGGCAGGCTATTCCTTATGCTCAGGCACTTGCTGCGGGAGCAATTCAATAAAAATATTCACACCAGGATACTGTTTACCAATATGATAACCTTTGTTTTCGGTCTGATTGTCCTGACGATGTTTTCCGGCTATGTAGTGAAGCAAATAGCCTATGATCAGGTCCAACAGGAGTTGTTACGCGAGGCCAAACGGGTAAACTTTGCCTTGCTCCAGCAAAAGGGCCAGGCATGGGTGGTGCCGCCTGCCGGACAAACAAATGATCAGGCTCAGGGTAGACAGCAAATGTTGCAATTCTTGGCCGATATCTTCGAAACCAGGATTACTGTCTTTGACAGGCAAGGAAATATTATGGGCACCTCAGCGGAGCAGGAAGTGGTGCCCGGCAGCCAGGTGGATGCGAAATTTGTCAACTTGTTCAGCAAGGGTGAAACTGCGATTACCCGGGCGGCTGATCAGGAAACGGGTCAGCTAATTTTTGCCGCCGTTGTCCCCATGGGTAACAACGATAATAAAGACGTTATTGAAAACGGTATCCTGCTGGAAACGAATCCGGTTAATCTTGACCATGCTTTAAACAGAATGCGTTTGTATCTGCTTATCGGAGGCATGACCATACTGGTGATTTTTATGTTTATTTCCGCTTACCTGGCCCTATCCATATCCAGGCCGATTTCCCGTTTGGCTGTCACCGTGGCGGAGCTTAACCGGGGGAATTATGTTCTAAGTGTTGAGGAGCGGCCTTTGGAGGAAATTAAAGACCTTGCCGGTCAGCTTAGCCACTTGGCGGTGAGGCTGCGGGAGATGCAAACCGAAAGCCGCAGGATGGAAGAAGAAAGAGCCCAGTTGTTTGCGGAGATATCACATGAGTTACGTACCCCCCTGACTGCTGTTCAGGGATTTGTTGAGGCTATTCGCGACGG
This genomic interval from Desulfoscipio sp. XC116 contains the following:
- a CDS encoding HAMP domain-containing sensor histidine kinase; translation: MNSYLQQGKERLHLVIHAAGRLFLMLRHLLREQFNKNIHTRILFTNMITFVFGLIVLTMFSGYVVKQIAYDQVQQELLREAKRVNFALLQQKGQAWVVPPAGQTNDQAQGRQQMLQFLADIFETRITVFDRQGNIMGTSAEQEVVPGSQVDAKFVNLFSKGETAITRAADQETGQLIFAAVVPMGNNDNKDVIENGILLETNPVNLDHALNRMRLYLLIGGMTILVIFMFISAYLALSISRPISRLAVTVAELNRGNYVLSVEERPLEEIKDLAGQLSHLAVRLREMQTESRRMEEERAQLFAEISHELRTPLTAVQGFVEAIRDGMVQDEALLNRYLDTIYTQTIHITRLVDDILALSRLESGNITVEKLPMDLIALAQGVVISMEAMAGSKNTSILFEKKAENAVVLGDVDRMEQIIRNLLRNAVRATENGTVGVGVEVRQGEVVLTIEDDGIGIAPEDLPHIWDRFYQVKNQRGGYPQEKGSGLGLVIVKKLVQLQGGSIDVTSQLGKGTTFNINFPSYNPE
- a CDS encoding response regulator transcription factor; protein product: MPYLGKVLVVDDDQTVLELIKLYGEREGFEIIGINNGDLVLPAFDRENPDVVILDIMLPGKDGLMLCRNLREIRMIPIIMLTAKGEEADRVLGLEMGADDYVAKPFSPRELVARIKAVLRRTQPLDTLMNWKMKYPGLEIQADIRSVLVDGKETEVTPREFDLLYYLAQNPRRVFTRQELLTAVWGYDYFGDQRTVDVHIRRLRTKLAPLPHEYLTTVWGVGYQFTPPVKEGESTL